A window of the Candidatus Hydrogenedentota bacterium genome harbors these coding sequences:
- a CDS encoding PD40 domain-containing protein has translation MSGRKTYRTHAVFFAAAVVLLLTAAALAQDNAVQVTFGDKRDVDPAASPDGKRLVFASNRTGDFCIYAVTFGEAGVVQLTQSEKDDRQPCWSPDGKKVIFTSRRTGHGDLYEMASDGSSGFLQITDRGDVEEWPSYAPKSGGLLFVTGPYKRIQIREKMNVVVADAAAQANTPRLLTEGDEPRYSPDGSRVLFVSRRTKNKDVWVMSADGGLQTQLTNDPKDDENPCWSPDGKHIVFASERTGNFDLWVMNTDGTEVRQLTSTPAHERQPSWSSTDHIYFTREASSSQSNIFRINAP, from the coding sequence ATGAGCGGGCGCAAGACGTATCGGACCCATGCAGTCTTTTTCGCGGCGGCCGTCGTGCTGCTGCTGACCGCGGCGGCGCTGGCGCAGGACAACGCCGTGCAAGTCACGTTCGGCGACAAGCGCGACGTGGACCCCGCCGCGTCGCCGGACGGAAAGCGGCTCGTGTTCGCGTCTAACCGGACGGGCGATTTCTGCATTTACGCGGTGACTTTCGGCGAGGCGGGCGTCGTGCAATTGACACAGAGCGAAAAGGACGACCGCCAGCCGTGCTGGTCGCCCGACGGCAAGAAGGTCATCTTCACGTCGCGGCGCACCGGCCACGGCGACCTCTACGAGATGGCCAGCGACGGCAGTTCGGGCTTCCTGCAAATCACCGACCGCGGCGATGTCGAGGAGTGGCCGTCCTACGCGCCCAAGAGCGGCGGGCTGCTCTTCGTGACCGGCCCCTATAAGCGCATCCAGATTCGCGAGAAGATGAATGTCGTCGTGGCGGACGCCGCCGCGCAGGCCAACACGCCGCGCCTGCTGACGGAAGGCGACGAGCCCCGCTATTCGCCCGACGGGTCGCGCGTGCTCTTCGTCTCGCGACGCACGAAGAACAAGGATGTATGGGTCATGAGCGCCGACGGCGGACTCCAGACGCAATTGACCAACGACCCCAAAGACGACGAGAATCCCTGCTGGTCGCCCGACGGCAAGCACATCGTGTTCGCGTCGGAACGGACCGGGAATTTCGACCTCTGGGTCATGAATACGGACGGCACGGAAGTGCGCCAGTTGACCTCGACGCCCGCACACGAGCGCCAGCCAAGTTGGTCCTCGACGGACCATATCTACTTCACGCGCGAGGCG